From Paenibacillus sp. V4I7, one genomic window encodes:
- a CDS encoding response regulator transcription factor has translation MNKKKIMIVDDEPKIVRFVAANLKSLDFETLACQSGAEALEKVEGFDPDLILLDLMMPGMDGFEVLKRLRSYSSVPVIMLTARSNGADKVQGLNLGADDYLTKPFSLDELFARVNAVLRRMDGRMATPVTTSEITFGPVTANLAQRRIWLGDTEVKFTETEYNLFALLLQHAGKVMTHEQLLSEIWGSEYRDEVEYLRVTIARIRQKIKSLAEGQEIIVTYPGVGYMAKHE, from the coding sequence GTGAACAAGAAGAAGATTATGATCGTCGATGATGAGCCCAAAATCGTGCGTTTCGTTGCAGCGAACCTCAAATCGCTGGATTTCGAAACATTGGCCTGCCAGAGCGGCGCTGAAGCGCTTGAGAAGGTTGAGGGATTTGATCCGGATTTGATTTTACTTGATCTAATGATGCCGGGCATGGACGGATTCGAAGTTCTCAAAAGGCTGCGCTCCTACTCTAGCGTTCCAGTCATCATGCTGACTGCGCGGAGTAATGGGGCGGATAAAGTGCAAGGACTCAACCTAGGAGCAGACGATTATTTGACGAAGCCGTTCTCGTTAGATGAACTATTCGCTCGTGTGAACGCCGTTCTTCGCCGGATGGATGGCCGAATGGCGACGCCAGTCACAACGAGCGAAATCACGTTTGGACCTGTAACGGCAAATCTAGCTCAACGTAGAATATGGCTGGGGGATACTGAGGTTAAGTTTACGGAGACCGAGTATAACTTGTTTGCCTTGCTTTTGCAGCATGCAGGCAAAGTTATGACCCATGAACAGCTGCTGAGTGAAATCTGGGGGAGTGAATACCGCGATGAAGTTGAATATTTGCGGGTCACGATAGCGAGAATTCGCCAAAAGATTAAGAGCCTTGCTGAGGGGCAGGAGATTATTGTCACCTACCCTGGGGTGGGCTACATGGCGAAGCATGAATGA
- a CDS encoding HAMP domain-containing sensor histidine kinase yields the protein MRMRLGNWPLAVKLWGAFASLTLLIFTLLAILLPWTLKGFFTEQLYDILLDTQSGLRVESSKAATFAIPAEPTIQLPVSSFVQGIPMDKRILVVPKIDNEANNILPNSSLATRATASIQGTFSGPAIQHFMISGTASDQTWGSSATISEPFMQAMEHDAFAQQLPVEKYTRNIENKSIFYVIRKEGDLTKPNFIVSYAWGNYRNDLVMTMFGRLMLLMVGLIVISWLPCLGIARYFTRPLVQMERHVGRMAERDWHEPITTIRKDEIGRLAKAIESMRQRLVRQDRAQQFFLQHTSHELKTPVMVIRSYAQSIQDGVYPKGTLNESVGVIMKEGERLEKRIRDLLLLNKLNYLTAREKPFQPFEINVVIEDVVERLRYRRPEIKWEMDLAPHTTLIGDQEQWKIALENMLDNQLRYAKSCIRILVKSQSLDNANAIKGQPSLSQFCISNDGPLLDQTIADSLFEPFRSGGDGQFGLGLAIVKQIMDHHGMTVRAANQRDGVSFYIEPGKHANKSPVPKVS from the coding sequence ATGAGAATGCGTCTGGGAAATTGGCCTCTTGCGGTCAAGCTATGGGGGGCGTTTGCCTCTTTAACACTTTTGATTTTCACACTGCTCGCTATCCTGCTTCCTTGGACACTGAAGGGATTTTTCACTGAGCAGCTGTATGATATTTTACTCGATACACAGAGCGGTCTTCGTGTGGAAAGCAGCAAAGCGGCGACTTTTGCAATCCCTGCTGAGCCAACCATTCAACTCCCGGTTTCTAGTTTTGTCCAGGGTATACCTATGGACAAGCGCATTTTGGTTGTACCGAAAATTGACAATGAAGCAAACAACATCCTTCCTAATTCATCTCTGGCGACACGGGCAACTGCGTCTATTCAAGGGACATTTAGCGGACCAGCGATTCAGCATTTCATGATAAGCGGCACTGCCAGCGATCAAACATGGGGTTCGAGCGCTACCATTAGCGAGCCATTCATGCAGGCTATGGAGCATGATGCCTTCGCACAACAGCTGCCCGTAGAAAAATATACGCGGAATATTGAGAACAAGAGTATCTTCTATGTCATTCGCAAAGAAGGTGATCTAACTAAGCCCAACTTCATCGTCTCGTATGCTTGGGGAAACTATCGCAACGATCTCGTGATGACGATGTTTGGCCGGCTCATGCTGCTGATGGTAGGTCTTATTGTCATTAGCTGGCTCCCCTGTCTGGGAATAGCACGCTACTTCACACGTCCACTCGTACAGATGGAGCGTCATGTCGGGCGGATGGCCGAACGTGATTGGCACGAGCCTATCACGACAATCCGCAAGGATGAGATTGGCCGGCTAGCCAAAGCGATTGAATCCATGCGGCAGCGGTTAGTGCGGCAGGATCGGGCGCAGCAGTTCTTCCTCCAGCACACGTCTCACGAGCTGAAGACGCCTGTGATGGTGATTCGCAGCTATGCGCAATCCATACAAGACGGCGTTTATCCGAAGGGAACCCTCAATGAAAGTGTTGGCGTTATTATGAAAGAGGGCGAGCGGCTGGAGAAACGGATTCGCGACTTGCTGCTGCTGAATAAGCTGAACTATTTGACGGCCCGAGAGAAGCCCTTTCAGCCTTTTGAGATCAATGTTGTCATCGAGGATGTGGTTGAGCGACTGCGGTATCGTCGTCCAGAAATCAAGTGGGAGATGGATCTCGCTCCACATACCACACTAATCGGTGATCAGGAACAGTGGAAAATAGCCTTGGAAAACATGCTAGACAACCAACTCCGCTATGCCAAAAGCTGCATTCGCATCCTGGTCAAATCACAGTCACTCGACAATGCGAATGCGATAAAAGGGCAACCCTCTTTATCTCAGTTTTGCATAAGTAATGATGGCCCGCTTCTTGATCAAACCATCGCGGACAGCCTTTTCGAGCCCTTCCGCTCCGGCGGCGATGGCCAATTCGGACTTGGCCTCGCCATCGTGAAACAAATTATGGATCATCACGGCATGACCGTTCGCGCGGCGAACCAGAGAGATGGCGTATCCTTTTATATCGAGCCAGGGAAGCATGCGAACAAATCACCCGTTCCCAAAGTTTCATGA
- a CDS encoding ABC transporter permease, whose amino-acid sequence MTLFSLAKRNVLGNLKNYLIYFISMIFSVVIYYTFVSLRYSQEIAANVQKWEGMRSVFAQASIILILFAAIFIWYSNSFFTKKRKKEVGLYSLLGVRKRTIGTMLFYENMLMGAGAVAVGIVLGTLLSKLFAMMFLKLLDSAVEVSFRISPDAILNTVIVFAVIIFLTSIHSYRLIYRFQLVQLFQAEQEGEHVPKPSAFTAVIAVLLLAFGYWLVFQPMTTGTQMGRNFLLILGSIIVGTYLLFRSAIVYLLKLVQKTRSHYYKGMNIISTSQLLYRIQGNTRMFTMIALLSALTLCAVTVGSGAYYTLTKEAEEEAPFSFMHISQGESFDKQISEILHKALEHPITEKLDVPIIRVTADLTDFYYHPSSYQANAVPIKLLSANTYNQTSEALNREGQIQLNDNEIAVIKPKYASFSASDVEGDLITFGNGGGNVSLPISKLIEGRVLPWGFPDLSFIVSDSLYTKLLQGSESVTYKAYKVKDQQTTNQNSEAMMKLKTDKNEMSTYYYQYRQGLESAGMNIFTLGFLALVFLAATGCMIYFKQLTDAHADKNRYDILRKIGVSRKEIRATVAKQTLFVFMLPLILGVLHTVMILKALTTIQLIGGNLIVPILTSIIAYAAIYLSYYVLCVSSFNRIVNR is encoded by the coding sequence GTGACCTTATTTAGCCTAGCCAAAAGAAATGTCCTAGGTAACCTCAAAAATTATTTGATTTATTTTATCTCCATGATCTTTAGCGTTGTCATCTACTACACATTCGTTTCCTTAAGGTATAGCCAAGAGATTGCTGCCAATGTGCAAAAATGGGAAGGTATGCGTTCGGTGTTTGCTCAGGCGTCCATTATTCTGATCTTATTTGCGGCCATATTTATTTGGTACTCCAATTCCTTCTTCACCAAAAAACGAAAGAAAGAAGTGGGTTTGTACTCGCTGCTAGGCGTGAGGAAAAGAACGATCGGGACCATGCTGTTTTACGAAAATATGTTAATGGGAGCAGGTGCTGTTGCCGTAGGTATCGTTCTTGGAACGTTATTATCCAAACTATTCGCGATGATGTTTCTGAAGCTGCTGGATTCGGCTGTCGAGGTGAGTTTCCGCATTTCTCCAGATGCCATCCTTAACACGGTTATTGTGTTTGCGGTTATTATATTCTTGACGTCCATTCATAGCTATCGCCTGATTTATCGGTTTCAGTTAGTTCAGTTGTTCCAAGCCGAGCAAGAAGGAGAGCACGTGCCTAAACCATCAGCATTTACGGCGGTTATTGCTGTCCTACTGCTGGCATTCGGGTACTGGCTTGTGTTCCAACCCATGACAACGGGTACGCAGATGGGGAGAAACTTCTTACTCATACTCGGCAGTATTATCGTAGGCACGTATTTGCTATTCCGCTCTGCTATTGTCTATCTGCTCAAGCTAGTTCAGAAGACCAGGTCCCATTATTACAAGGGCATGAATATCATTAGCACTTCACAATTGCTCTACCGCATCCAAGGAAATACGCGCATGTTCACGATGATTGCATTATTAAGTGCGCTAACGCTGTGCGCTGTCACCGTAGGTTCAGGCGCCTATTATACGCTTACGAAAGAAGCTGAAGAGGAAGCACCTTTCAGCTTCATGCATATCTCGCAAGGTGAAAGCTTCGATAAGCAAATAAGCGAGATCCTTCATAAGGCTCTAGAGCATCCTATAACTGAAAAGCTAGATGTTCCAATTATTCGGGTAACGGCGGATTTGACCGACTTCTATTATCATCCATCCAGCTATCAAGCGAACGCGGTCCCTATTAAGCTATTGTCGGCAAACACATATAACCAAACCTCAGAGGCTTTAAACCGAGAGGGTCAGATCCAGCTTAATGACAATGAGATTGCAGTAATTAAGCCTAAGTATGCTAGCTTTTCCGCATCCGATGTGGAAGGGGACCTTATTACTTTTGGGAATGGTGGGGGAAATGTCTCATTACCTATTTCGAAGTTAATAGAGGGAAGAGTATTACCATGGGGCTTTCCTGACTTAAGCTTTATTGTCAGTGATAGCTTATATACCAAGCTGCTCCAAGGCTCTGAATCCGTGACTTACAAAGCATATAAAGTGAAAGATCAACAGACAACCAATCAAAACTCTGAGGCAATGATGAAGCTGAAAACCGATAAGAACGAGATGTCCACCTACTATTATCAGTATCGTCAGGGTTTGGAATCGGCAGGTATGAATATATTCACGTTAGGATTCCTGGCGCTTGTGTTTCTTGCGGCTACAGGCTGTATGATTTATTTCAAGCAGTTGACCGATGCCCATGCGGACAAAAACCGATACGATATCTTACGCAAAATTGGCGTAAGCAGGAAAGAAATACGGGCTACCGTAGCCAAACAGACGTTATTCGTGTTTATGCTGCCTCTGATCCTCGGAGTTCTACACACTGTAATGATCCTAAAGGCACTAACCACTATCCAGCTGATCGGAGGCAATTTAATCGTTCCCATCCTGACTTCCATTATTGCTTATGCTGCCATCTATCTGAGCTATTATGTTTTGTGCGTTAGCTCCTTTAACAGGATTGTGAATAGGTAG
- a CDS encoding response regulator transcription factor encodes MYHIYLVEDEEDLRGVLAAYLEKEGWQVRSFPDGTSAREAISERPDLWVLDIMLPGVDGYQLMREIKADQPMQPVIFISARDADIDRIIGLELGSDDYLAKPFLPRELVIRTRKLLERVYGERLGGSLTAAQERRVKLTVGPYLIDEQGRIVTDADGTNPELTSKEFELLLYLVNHHGQVLERQQVLTAVWGIDYFGTDRVVDDLVRRLRRKLPELRLETVYGYGYRMVKA; translated from the coding sequence ATGTATCATATCTATCTAGTGGAAGATGAAGAGGATTTAAGAGGCGTGCTGGCCGCATATTTAGAGAAAGAGGGGTGGCAAGTGCGCTCGTTCCCTGACGGAACCTCAGCCCGAGAAGCAATCTCGGAGCGGCCGGACTTGTGGGTCCTCGATATTATGCTGCCCGGCGTGGACGGTTATCAATTGATGCGGGAAATCAAGGCGGATCAACCGATGCAGCCTGTTATCTTTATTTCCGCACGGGATGCAGATATTGATCGGATTATTGGACTGGAGCTAGGAAGTGATGATTATCTAGCCAAGCCTTTTTTACCGCGGGAACTCGTGATTCGCACACGTAAATTGCTTGAACGCGTCTATGGGGAACGGCTCGGCGGATCCCTGACAGCCGCCCAAGAACGCCGCGTGAAACTGACCGTCGGACCCTATCTGATCGATGAGCAAGGCCGCATCGTGACCGACGCCGATGGAACGAATCCGGAGCTTACGTCGAAGGAATTCGAACTGCTGCTTTACCTGGTGAATCACCATGGACAGGTGCTTGAACGTCAGCAGGTGCTTACCGCTGTCTGGGGCATCGATTACTTCGGTACGGATCGCGTCGTTGACGACTTGGTGCGAAGATTACGCCGGAAGCTGCCGGAATTGCGACTTGAAACCGTGTATGGTTACGGATATAGGATGGTGAAAGCATGA
- a CDS encoding YrdB family protein, which translates to MMIIMKAANLGLRFLLELCILASLSYWGFHVGKGALLKGVLGIGTPLLAAILWGMFVSPKASITVSQPLQFFIELAIFAVAITALYVTGKHFLAICFALFYILHRILMFLWEQ; encoded by the coding sequence ATGATGATTATAATGAAAGCCGCCAATTTAGGCTTACGTTTTTTGTTAGAACTTTGCATCCTTGCTTCTCTTAGCTATTGGGGATTTCATGTTGGCAAAGGAGCGCTGCTCAAAGGCGTTCTGGGCATTGGCACTCCGCTGCTAGCAGCCATCCTATGGGGCATGTTCGTTTCCCCGAAAGCTTCAATAACCGTCTCTCAGCCTCTTCAATTTTTCATCGAACTTGCTATTTTTGCTGTTGCCATTACTGCTCTTTACGTAACTGGCAAGCATTTTCTCGCTATTTGTTTCGCCCTTTTTTACATCCTTCATCGCATTCTGATGTTCCTCTGGGAACAATAA
- a CDS encoding helix-turn-helix domain-containing protein produces the protein MAYNVPVEATLDVIGGKWKVVILCHLDKGDKRTSELKRLMPDITQKMLTQQLRELEQDGMVKRTSYDQVPPKVVYSLTDYGWSFKPILDAMCAWGEHHMKEKDMAPILTH, from the coding sequence ATGGCCTATAATGTTCCAGTTGAAGCCACACTTGATGTGATCGGTGGTAAATGGAAGGTCGTAATCTTATGTCATTTGGACAAAGGGGACAAACGAACAAGCGAGTTAAAAAGGTTAATGCCCGACATTACACAGAAGATGCTTACCCAACAGTTACGCGAGTTGGAACAAGACGGAATGGTGAAAAGAACAAGTTATGATCAAGTGCCACCAAAAGTGGTCTACTCCTTAACTGATTATGGTTGGTCTTTTAAACCCATTCTCGATGCCATGTGTGCCTGGGGGGAGCATCATATGAAAGAAAAAGATATGGCTCCAATACTAACTCATTAG
- a CDS encoding Rieske 2Fe-2S domain-containing protein, giving the protein MKEIELGPEQRFTDLPAEVEIESQKYWILKNDEPNSYRLVSRKCPHAGGLVEEEGGELVCPLHGWEFDSHTGVCLNVPSKGLTAYTVVVKDGLLVAKM; this is encoded by the coding sequence ATGAAAGAAATTGAACTGGGTCCCGAACAACGTTTCACAGATCTACCCGCAGAAGTTGAGATTGAAAGCCAAAAGTACTGGATTTTGAAAAACGACGAACCTAATAGCTATCGTTTAGTGTCGCGCAAATGTCCGCATGCTGGGGGTTTGGTAGAAGAGGAAGGTGGGGAGCTGGTATGTCCCTTACATGGTTGGGAATTCGATTCTCATACAGGCGTTTGTCTGAACGTGCCTTCGAAAGGTCTAACCGCGTATACCGTTGTTGTAAAAGATGGGCTGCTTGTCGCCAAGATGTAA
- a CDS encoding ATP-binding protein, translated as MKHYSMRSHLTITFAIMAMIPILILGSFQVSQIIHITQESNQNQRQTTYRLGDAVQDYMYYHRNAVETLAATITASDATFRTRESLTLKLQSLQENLAGFTGIYVVDQNGIIKATHTAANASLIGADVKERDYTKRVQTAQKTIISSLFRGPESLNESAVAIAVPVYKGNRQADGFVLAVLELAPIKELVTKYDYGKEAYPVVLDHAGKPIYHPNAALTESMADLSQEPVAVDARAQRQGEGTYQLSTSTHKELITYKTIPEIDWIVWVSKSKAAVNAAFIESLRITILLLVFTLILTVLLGSFLAKRLNGTIHALVGYTQRLAGGTFAKPDNKVVPQGSPLELQLLADHFFRMAEQIKENQGALLQLNSELENRVEERTQRLQDEHATLNAVLESMSDAIVLIDVKHNVVYANHRMAEIFAIPMSELGAMNEAALFERIALLLPERQDELQMLTAEPRVQGAFTVKSEHGKERFMMVSAFQVAREGRVFGRGYVWRDMTKEHEIDALKNDLISLASHEFKTPITSIRGGVETLLRVDAQWEESFKQELLEGIHEDIGRIQDLIDEWLDISKIESGAMRINPQPLRLEAVVESAKRRLPQQANYEHTQFEVHLEGGIPLVYADKLRMEQVLVNLFTNAVRYNVQHPIIRITAKADERYVHLEVQDNGIGISAEHADKIFDRFYRVDVSSSRQTGGTGLGLAICKGIMQAHGGEIRVASKLGEGSTFILSIPRFQGKES; from the coding sequence TTGAAACATTATTCTATGCGATCGCATTTGACCATAACTTTCGCTATTATGGCGATGATTCCGATTCTAATACTTGGCAGTTTTCAAGTTTCTCAAATTATCCATATTACGCAGGAGTCCAATCAGAATCAGCGGCAGACAACCTACCGACTGGGGGATGCTGTCCAAGATTACATGTACTATCATCGAAATGCGGTTGAAACATTAGCTGCCACAATTACGGCTTCGGACGCCACCTTCCGTACGCGCGAAAGCTTAACGCTAAAGCTGCAATCGCTGCAAGAAAATTTGGCGGGCTTCACCGGCATCTACGTTGTAGATCAAAATGGGATCATCAAAGCGACTCATACTGCAGCGAATGCTTCACTCATTGGCGCCGACGTCAAGGAGCGAGACTACACCAAACGTGTGCAAACGGCACAAAAGACCATCATATCCTCGTTATTCCGGGGACCAGAAAGCTTGAATGAGTCGGCAGTCGCGATTGCTGTACCGGTTTATAAGGGAAATAGGCAGGCTGATGGCTTCGTGCTCGCCGTGCTCGAATTGGCGCCTATTAAGGAACTTGTTACCAAATATGATTATGGCAAAGAAGCGTATCCAGTTGTTCTGGATCATGCGGGTAAACCCATCTATCATCCGAACGCAGCACTGACTGAATCCATGGCGGATTTATCGCAGGAGCCTGTTGCCGTAGATGCCCGAGCCCAGCGACAGGGGGAAGGAACTTACCAATTAAGCACATCGACACATAAAGAGCTGATTACCTACAAAACCATCCCCGAAATCGATTGGATCGTGTGGGTAAGTAAGTCCAAAGCCGCAGTCAATGCTGCTTTCATCGAATCTCTCCGTATCACGATATTGCTGCTGGTTTTCACACTCATTTTGACTGTATTGCTGGGCAGTTTTCTGGCGAAACGGCTGAATGGAACCATTCACGCCTTGGTTGGTTACACGCAGCGTCTTGCTGGAGGCACCTTCGCCAAGCCGGATAACAAAGTCGTTCCTCAGGGTTCACCTTTAGAACTGCAATTGCTGGCAGATCATTTCTTCCGGATGGCTGAGCAAATTAAGGAAAATCAAGGAGCGCTGCTGCAGCTCAACAGCGAACTTGAGAATCGTGTCGAGGAACGAACCCAGCGGCTGCAGGACGAGCATGCGACCTTGAACGCCGTTCTAGAAAGCATGTCCGATGCGATTGTCCTGATCGACGTAAAGCATAATGTTGTTTACGCTAATCATCGGATGGCCGAAATCTTCGCAATTCCGATGTCGGAGTTAGGGGCAATGAATGAGGCTGCGCTGTTTGAAAGGATTGCTCTTTTGCTGCCCGAACGTCAAGACGAGTTGCAAATGCTTACAGCTGAGCCGAGGGTGCAGGGTGCTTTTACGGTGAAATCCGAGCATGGCAAAGAGCGCTTTATGATGGTTTCGGCGTTTCAGGTGGCTAGAGAAGGGCGAGTTTTTGGTCGCGGCTATGTGTGGCGTGATATGACCAAGGAACATGAAATCGATGCGCTTAAGAATGATCTGATTTCCCTTGCATCCCATGAATTCAAAACACCAATCACTAGTATACGCGGGGGTGTGGAGACACTTCTTCGTGTGGATGCCCAGTGGGAAGAAAGCTTTAAGCAGGAGCTGCTGGAGGGGATTCATGAGGACATCGGGCGCATTCAGGATCTGATCGATGAGTGGTTGGATATCTCGAAGATCGAATCGGGTGCCATGCGGATCAATCCGCAGCCACTTCGGCTGGAAGCAGTTGTGGAAAGCGCCAAGAGAAGGCTGCCGCAGCAAGCGAACTACGAGCATACCCAATTCGAGGTGCATTTGGAGGGCGGTATTCCTTTGGTCTACGCGGACAAGCTGCGCATGGAGCAAGTTCTCGTGAACTTGTTCACGAACGCAGTTCGATATAATGTGCAGCATCCGATCATTCGAATTACCGCTAAAGCGGATGAGCGTTATGTTCATCTGGAAGTTCAAGATAATGGCATAGGGATCTCAGCAGAGCATGCGGATAAAATATTTGACCGCTTCTACCGAGTTGATGTGTCATCAAGCCGTCAAACGGGCGGGACTGGACTCGGTCTTGCGATCTGCAAGGGGATCATGCAAGCGCACGGTGGAGAGATCCGCGTAGCGAGCAAGCTTGGTGAGGGAAGTACATTTATCCTCTCCATACCAAGGTTCCAAGGGAAGGAGAGCTGA
- a CDS encoding YncE family protein, with protein sequence MLRKNLSFLTILTPLTLLLLLIGCGSRPDAAAPVPTTSAPSAPSTTPANSPKPTNTTPPDASETILMVTHSKSDYISFLNPASGSFEKLIVGQSPFAIAEGPNHRAYVSTAEGIAVVDTQLRRRVALVPYQADVGKPQFGEYRPGGMGIAVSPDGRFVYVGVYLPGRSKSQLEIMDTENLSMTGSVSVGIRPFDVVTSLDGREVYSIDHDSYSVTAIDLASNKARTLEVAPYGRGGFEKPHYAAVRSDGRLLLPYQGRGLVVLDPVSGKYETKPLTGNTHQEGVALTPDGKQLLIVGIGAAGSATGKPNLTVLDIAAHAEKIIPLTRMHQMVSSSSDGRYAYLTGGVTYADTGWNGMTVVDLQSGAVRDFEIPDYPLDVQLLSR encoded by the coding sequence ATGTTACGTAAAAACCTTTCATTCTTGACAATATTGACTCCACTGACGCTGCTTCTTCTATTAATAGGCTGCGGGTCGCGTCCTGACGCGGCTGCACCTGTCCCTACAACGTCAGCACCTTCAGCACCTTCAACAACACCTGCCAATAGTCCAAAACCAACAAATACCACTCCGCCCGATGCTTCCGAAACCATTTTGATGGTTACACATTCCAAGAGTGACTATATATCTTTCTTAAACCCAGCTTCTGGGAGCTTCGAGAAACTCATCGTCGGTCAATCTCCTTTCGCTATTGCGGAAGGGCCTAATCATCGTGCCTATGTGTCAACAGCGGAAGGTATCGCTGTGGTGGATACCCAGCTGCGCAGACGCGTAGCCCTCGTGCCCTACCAAGCAGATGTAGGTAAGCCTCAATTTGGTGAATATCGTCCCGGTGGCATGGGCATCGCTGTGTCGCCTGACGGCCGATTCGTCTATGTAGGTGTTTACTTGCCTGGCCGCAGCAAAAGCCAATTAGAAATCATGGACACCGAGAATCTCTCCATGACAGGCAGTGTCTCCGTCGGAATCCGACCGTTCGATGTCGTTACCAGCCTCGATGGCCGTGAAGTTTACAGCATCGATCACGATTCTTACTCCGTGACGGCTATCGATCTTGCCAGTAACAAAGCTCGCACCCTTGAGGTTGCGCCTTATGGTCGCGGCGGCTTCGAGAAGCCCCATTACGCTGCTGTTCGTTCCGATGGTCGTCTACTCTTGCCATACCAAGGCCGCGGCCTCGTCGTTCTTGATCCTGTGAGCGGCAAGTATGAGACGAAGCCGCTAACCGGCAACACGCATCAGGAAGGCGTTGCCCTCACACCTGACGGCAAGCAGCTGCTCATCGTCGGCATCGGCGCTGCCGGCAGCGCAACCGGCAAGCCTAACTTAACAGTACTCGACATCGCTGCTCATGCCGAGAAAATCATACCTCTGACTCGAATGCACCAAATGGTCTCCAGCAGCTCAGACGGTCGTTACGCCTACCTCACAGGCGGCGTGACTTATGCTGATACCGGTTGGAACGGCATGACCGTTGTTGACTTGCAGTCTGGCGCAGTCCGCGACTTCGAGATCCCAGATTACCCTCTGGATGTGCAGCTGCTGAGCCGGTAA
- a CDS encoding S-layer homology domain-containing protein: protein MKNSKKRLAALTITATVGLSAILPFHALAANPFTDSANTTQVQTAIEQLAQQQVVSGYENNTFKPNQTVTRAEVAKMVALALHVKMDTAAANHFKDVMKGDWFYSYAVALESLGVMKEVSGQFRGGQSISSDQLADVIANVLKVDQAAVEMLPSFASIAGSQVTRGQAALLIFDAQQLAPIQVTKLQALNAITLQVTFSAPIPAAELELDQASKNFVFDNGLVINNVPRLKTGSKSTYIVPVPTQKAGTTYTLTYKGKPAGTFTASTEKIALKSTAQVASDLFEVESHLADGVADYGYVIAAYSKGRPGSFIVDENNSYNGKTYQILSSMRGRQVQITTEGGATMTANYLPFTQATDGRQAPKFILPNGETFKAGVKYTVSADWATLANPTFTAKEIAPLTIQSAAAVDTKTIAVTLSQDPKDEIFVSRRVTLTATDGTVLTAEYTLTSRKGAVGTFALLNNAQLVPGTSYTVSPVGKWFTATGVTLTLTK from the coding sequence ATGAAAAACAGCAAAAAGAGATTAGCCGCATTAACGATCACAGCAACCGTGGGTTTATCAGCAATTCTTCCATTCCATGCACTAGCAGCTAATCCTTTTACAGATTCTGCCAACACAACTCAAGTTCAAACAGCGATTGAACAATTAGCACAGCAGCAAGTTGTATCCGGATATGAGAACAACACCTTCAAACCGAATCAGACTGTGACTCGCGCAGAAGTTGCCAAAATGGTCGCTTTAGCGCTTCACGTTAAAATGGATACAGCCGCAGCCAACCATTTTAAAGATGTAATGAAAGGTGATTGGTTCTATTCCTATGCGGTTGCCCTTGAATCTTTAGGTGTGATGAAAGAGGTTTCCGGACAATTCCGCGGAGGTCAATCCATCTCTTCCGATCAACTTGCAGACGTGATTGCGAACGTGTTAAAAGTGGATCAAGCAGCGGTTGAAATGCTGCCAAGCTTTGCATCTATCGCAGGCAGTCAAGTGACGCGAGGTCAAGCCGCTCTTCTTATTTTTGATGCGCAGCAATTAGCGCCTATTCAAGTGACTAAGCTTCAAGCTTTGAATGCCATTACACTGCAAGTTACTTTCTCGGCACCGATTCCGGCTGCAGAATTGGAACTGGATCAAGCGTCCAAAAACTTTGTTTTTGACAATGGCCTAGTGATCAATAATGTTCCACGGTTAAAAACAGGCTCCAAATCCACCTACATTGTTCCAGTTCCTACCCAAAAAGCCGGGACAACTTACACGCTAACTTATAAAGGTAAACCAGCTGGGACTTTCACAGCGAGCACTGAAAAAATTGCATTGAAATCCACAGCGCAAGTAGCGAGTGACTTGTTTGAAGTTGAATCCCATTTGGCTGATGGTGTTGCTGATTACGGTTATGTCATTGCTGCATATAGCAAAGGCCGCCCAGGATCATTCATCGTTGATGAGAACAACAGCTACAATGGTAAAACGTATCAAATTCTTTCGTCAATGCGCGGCCGTCAAGTGCAAATTACCACTGAGGGTGGCGCAACAATGACAGCGAACTACTTGCCATTCACACAAGCAACCGATGGCCGACAAGCACCTAAGTTTATTCTACCTAACGGCGAAACGTTCAAAGCCGGTGTCAAATATACCGTTTCGGCGGACTGGGCTACTCTCGCGAATCCAACGTTTACAGCCAAAGAAATCGCACCGCTTACTATCCAATCCGCTGCCGCGGTTGATACGAAGACAATCGCTGTCACACTTTCGCAAGATCCTAAGGATGAAATTTTCGTCTCTCGCCGAGTTACACTTACCGCAACTGACGGTACTGTGTTAACTGCAGAATACACGCTGACTTCACGTAAAGGCGCAGTAGGGACTTTCGCTCTCCTTAATAACGCTCAACTCGTTCCAGGCACTTCTTATACCGTTTCTCCAGTGGGCAAATGGTTTACGGCAACAGGCGTCACTTTGACTTTAACCAAATAA